The Ciconia boyciana chromosome 4, ASM3463844v1, whole genome shotgun sequence DNA window gatttagagCGCTTAAAAAGTCAccgtcaaaggtattagcaaaagtggcTTTAATATCGTTTATAAAAGTGCAACTTAAGAAAGTGCGATGGCAAAGGTCACTCtgttaattactgcatggaagaaacgtacacaggaaaattgggttaTGCTCGAGTTAAAAGGATTTGCAGAGAGACTGAGGATACAAAGGGTAGGGAGGGCCCTCCTGTggagtcacgaggttcagaggAGACCCCgttgctttctaaactcctgatggagcttaggtgcagctaggtccaatcttagtctcagacttggacaatggTTTACGTCTAAGGGATTATGTATGCAAAATTTGTCAATTCAGCACGCCATCAAAGTTCCCAAGACAAAAGCAAggttaccatactacaaggttatgcgcGGCATCGGTCGCTTGCCAAAGGTCTGCTGTTGGTAACAGGTCTCTCTGCCGCCAGGAGCAGCCTTGAGAGGggtcccagctcaaggggagatcaccgccatgcagccaggctgcctagcagggagagctcgAAGGCGGCTCACTTAGGCCGCTTCTCTCATATTTACGGgtaaagtggttggctcgtagtcaGATTACATGCGATAGGAGAGctatgcatgaggctccttggACCCAGAGCttgctttgttccttgataaatgagtcttggaaaagccacccgctattcaCGTGTCAATCGCGTGATGGGTGTTCCAAGCTGCTCTGCACcgatgctcactgtgccactcagcttctttgtgggttctcagagaacagatcgggaccagaggagttcttggcctgcCCTacagctcaggcctttacctcctttggagcctgtaccaaaaTATCGCTGGTTTGGTTAAGAGGGCGAGCGCATGTGTCACGCTTGGTGATACAATGTCGTCTTATTCTGGTCCGCTCAGAACAAAGCCCAGGCGAAGTAATACCACGGTTTTAGTAAGGAATTCTTTTTAGTGGTTCTTCATGAAGAAGTTATTGCATTAAATACCGGTAGAAATAACCGGCTCGCCTCATGCCCGGTAGCTCTTGGATGACTCCTTCCCAAGTtccatctctcttctctttgcagttGCAAAGGGAAGTATTCTTATCGGAGAAGAGCTGTGGAAAAGCCTGCTAGGATAACAGATGAATGAGCAGCCTGGGATCTGAACTCTAGGATAGGATCCTCTTGGTCTTAGAAAGTTTTTGCCTAGTGAAGCCACGTATTTCACCAAAGCAAAACGTAAGGCGGATGTAGATGCACAGCAGAGGGAAATGAAGCCTCTAATATGTCGTTGCTGGAAGACTTAAGCTGTGTCAAAGCCAATGCGTCTGTGCGATCGGTTTTCTGCGTTATTCTAGGGTGGCCTTGATTACCATCTGAACACGTGCTGTGGAAGCCCAGCTTATGCAGCACCGGAGCTGATTCAGGGCAAAGCCTATATTGGCTCAGAGGTACGGAGCACGGTTTTGCGCTagggtcccccctcccccctccccgtgtATTTAAAGGTGGTGAGGTTCAGATAGGCTCGCTCGGTTTCTCTCTCGGCTGCTGCTGGCTACCATTGCCTAGGTAGTTCTCGGAAGCTGTGGGACTAGCCTCAAAAGTCACAGCCTGGACTAGCACGTAGTGCCCTTGGCCACGGATCATGTAGCTGGCTAGCTCCTCTCTGACTAACCCTTCGCCATCTCCGTTTGTTGCTCCACGTTTTAGTGCCTACGAAACAGTAACTTAAGCCCCTTCCTTCTACTGCACGTTCTTTCAAGCAGTGATTTGTTCTGTTAATTGTCCGACTCTTGCTGCAAATTCTTGTGCAGTCACAGTATCTTGCATGCCTCATCAGGCCTGTCTTTAGCTTGAAATTGTGGTACGAAAACTTGGTCTCTTTGCACTGCGCAGTGTAGTAAAatttgagagaagaaaaatgtggagTTTATCCAGCTTTGATTCCCTGTCTAGAACATTAGGGCCTGCTACTTCCTTTTATGAATCCATCCAAAATGCTGTAATTGCAGTCCCCTCAAGCTTGCTAAATCGCTGCGCTGCTGGATGGAGTcggtcttttttccttttacatccCTTCGCACCACTGTCCTTGGCCTCTAACCCCtgctttctttgtttgtttgttttgttttccatgaagTCCAGTGCTTTTCGAGCCTCCTTTCTCTTTATGCTCTAAGCGGGACTTACAGTATGAGGCGCTAGGAGGCGTGTGTACCTTGTCGCGCCTATACGAATAGAGAAGAAACGGTAGGGCTTTCAAGTCGCTTGTAACTGTGCTGACAGCTGTTGGAGTCAGTAATACGTTACCGTACTAAATCCCTTGTGATgagtttggtttcatttttgccAGTGAAATTCTTGGAGGTTGACGTTAACGCAGCAATTTGGTGATCGGAGGAGAGGATATTGGTTTTCCTAGCGCTCTAGCTTAAGTGAATTGAAAATTGAATTTGGGTTGTGTGCTTTCAGTTGGAATATGAGAGTTCTGTCCAGAATTGAGGAGCCTGCTTTCCGTGGGTTGTATGTGGACTTTGCTGAAGGGGGACCATGTTACCTGTCTCTAAGCCATTTTGGAGAGATCGGGTTCGTGAACTTCCACTCTTATTTTTTTAGGCAGATATTTGGAGCATGGGAGTACTGCTGTATGCTCTGCTGAGTGGCTTTCTCCCCTTTGATGATGACAACGTCGTGGCTGTCTACAGGAAGGTAATGGTAGGTCTTGATGGGGCTAGAATGCACTAGGAACAGACATTGCTAAGCTTTATGAGAGGCCCTTGCTTTTCTGATGGCAGAACCTGTTGAGCTGTGCCTAGGGCGAAAAGGCACGTCTGCTGACTTTTGCTACACTTTGCTACTTTTCTTACCAACATTTTTTGGATTTGTTTGCGTCTTCCATTGGCCTTTGCAGTACTCTAGCTTGGTCCTATAACGTGATAGGAAGTGGAGTTTCAGGAGGAGCATTTTCTTGCTGGTGGGCTGGGTTTTTGTGTCTGAGCCTTTGTCTGGCTTCTCCCTGTATTGCGTGGAATAGAGTTGCAAGTATGTCATTTGCGTGACCAAAAATGATGTTCTTAAATGTCAGCTATTCTCATGGTTCTGCAGGGTTCTGCATCTGCTATTatgttttcctcctccaaaTTGAGGAGGAAATGGGAGACACCATAATCCACAGAAAAAGTTGAATGAATAGGAAGTAATAGAATTTGGTCGTTGGTTCTGTTTCCCTGTAAGCTCCTCCTGATGCAGCTAAACAGCTGCTGTTCCACATCGTACACACAACTCTACCAACCGCTTCTAAGCTGCCATGAAATGTCTGTTGATAAAGCTTCTCGTAAGCGAGGGGGGTGAGGAGTAGCTGTGTTGGGGAAGGGCTTTGGCTTCCTCTACCTCTTTGTCCTTCTCTCCCCCAGAGGCTGGTATGCCtagaaacaaaacccccaaaaaactccTCGAGAGTGTTCAGGGACTACTCTGGTAGGAGGCAACCGGCAGCTGATCTACAGAGGGagcgtttttttttttttttttgggggggggggggggggggcgcatAACAATCGGAGCTCTATAAAGTGCAGGATTAGTTCATCAAACGGCATGGCTTTTTAGTCTGGAATTGGAGTGGGCTTGAGGACCTTGACGGAAGACCTGTAGGAAGCCTCCGTTTGAGTTGTTGTAAAGAAcgtaaagaaaaggaagcaatggCTAACTGATGCGAAGAGATTGTGTAAAGGTGCCCGCGTTCAGATGAGTCACCATTAAAATGATATGACTTTCCTCCTTGCATAATCGTAGAATATCTCACagagttggaagggacccataaggatcatcgagtccaactccctgctccttgcaggactacctaaagCTAAACCATATGACTGAGAGCATCGTCCAGATCATGGTAGCAAGCGCTTGCAATTTCTCAGTAAACTCGCTATAAAGGGGAATCGACTAGGTCGTCAGTCCGACTTGAGCTACCTTCCCTCTCTGCTTGTGGTGTGAACTGTGGTGTCGACCCCTAAGGTTAGTACATAGAGAGAACTTGTCCATTGATAAAGCCTACTTTTGTAGGACGACAGAAAATCCTTTATGCTGGTCCTGATGCCAAGATGCAGAACCTGGTAAATGGCCTGACTGCTTAAGGTATTCATTGTCTTAAACTTGTCAATAGTTAAAACGTGAACAGAGAGCTTAGATGTGGAATGGAGATCTggagtttataaaaaaaatgatTTCTGCGTAGTTATAGTTGTCTACCGCGCACAGGAGCTAGGAGCCGAGTTGTTTGGACTGACAGAATGTTGCCCAGTGACACTTGGTGAAGTGAACGGAGACGACCAAGTTTTAAAGCTTAGCCTGGGTGCAGTCGAAAACTGAGAATGCCACAGGTGTTAAGCTGCAGGCTTCCTCTTTGCGCTCcgaatttgttttaattttaggtGGTTGTGAACGGAGAATGGCTTGAAATGAGGACGCTTCTGCACTGTTGTGGAATTTAATTTCACACATTATAGATCCTGAAATTTATTGTAATCTCAAGTCAGAACTATTGTTCCAAGTCAATGTAATAATCTGCTGCTTGAATCTATTTAGGATCATATGACTTACATGCAATATTTCTTTCCCTGGAATGTTCCACATCTCTTCATTTGGGAATACTTGAATAACTGTCTTTACTTTGTGAATGAAAAATCAAGCATGTGATGTAACttcggggggaaaaaaaaacaaaccaaccaacgaaccaaagaacaaaaccaaaaacaccccACCCCCCTTATTTCTGGTGGGATCTTATGCATCTGGTAGCTATTGCAAGCTCTTTACCAAgctatttctttctcattgcaAGCTATTTATTCTAGCTAAATGCAGATTACATGTGTTGCTTGACTTGGCTCAGTTTCAGAGTAAAGCTGTGTTGTGAAACAGCCTACAAACTATTTATAAATAGCTCCTTAGTAGTGTCTGTAAAGATGTAACTTAACTTCTTTAACCTGCGATGTCAAAGCAATGCATACTCTGCTTAGAAATGTATGTTGCGTATAATACCAACTGTTTTGTTATTGAGGCATTTGTTGGTAGAAATAAAGCTGCCTTGACAAGTTGATAGTTATGTTATTTCACAATGGCTGTTTACTGATTTCCTGCCCCCCTCCATTTTCATTGAGAAGTAAATGATCCTTGATGGTGaatttggtttgcttttcagCTACTGGTGTTGTATCTCAAATCTGAAAGccattttcaattttcttctaatcaagaattttaagaaaaacccAGTACATCATTCAGTTGAAAGAAACTGACCTGTTAAATCTGCAGCCTTTTTCCTGTCTGCAGTACGAGTAGAGAGCTAAACTCTAGCATTAGGTGTAACCTGTTCAAAAAAAGAATAGCTACACGTTGAGGatggtttatttttagtgtCTGGAAAGCAGTCACTTCAATGAATGTTCACATTTCAAAGTGCTAATATCAGTCAGTCATGCTCCAACATGTTGGCACTTGTAAAACTTCAGTATCAACTTGGTATGATGAAACAATGCAATAGCTAAGGAGCAGGTTAGCTGCAAAAGTGGACTGAGATGGACATGGCACACAAGCTGAGTGGGTGAAAACTGCAGCTGATAATTCAAACATAGCATTTACCTTACTAATACAGCTGGGGTTTAGTGCTCCCATTACATTTATTCAAGTCGTTCTTAAAGCTAAGTTTGCATGTGcctgctgttcttcctttttgacCGAATACAGACGTCACTATCATCCAAGTAATTTAGCAGTTCCTTTTGAGCTAGCTGTTCAAGGTTCGTTCTAAACCCTCTTttttctgcagagaggaaaatacagtATTCCAAAGTGGCGCTCTCCTAGCAGTGCACTCCTACTTAACCAAACGTTGCAGGTAAAGGTATTGCTTCTCTTCAGTAGGTCTATAAAGTACTATTGCATAGATCAAAACACTACATCgatgaaatacttaaaaaatattccGTGTTTAAAGAAGAAGTTTAATTCTTGcagatttttgaagaaaagattaatattGCCTTCTGCTGAAAATTCTTGGAGAAGAATGATTGGGTATAGAAATAACTAAGCAAAATTTAAACGATTAAACAGTGTCTTCAAGCAGCCTGCATGTGGTTGTTCTTAATTGTGCTGTGCAAATAAGAGCTGTTTTCTAAATGAAGCTAAACATACTGGCTAAGCATGTGGGCTACATCTAAGCAATCTAGCCAATGCTCAAGAATAGTCCTGGAACATTTATTGACGCTGTGGGTTCTGTAACTGCTCTTCACAGCTCACGTGTTTGACCTTCCTTTTGGTGAAGCTATGAAACAGCATTGGTTTCCCTTTGAGCTTCTAACCACCCTAAACTTCTGAGTAGAAGACAAATTGTTGTTTCAGTTCTTCTCCGTGATTTAAGTATCAGCTTGATTTTTATTGCCCGCTAGGTGGACCCAAAGAAGCGGATGACAGTTAAACATCTATTAAGTCACCCTTGGCTCATGCAAGGTTATTCTGATGCTGTTCAGTGGCAAAGCAAGTACCCCGTAAGTACACTTGTCAGATGAATACTAAAGTATTTAATGTAATCTTTACTGGTTTACTACCATCCTCACAGTATGGGGGTGTGAAGACATTTCTCCAAAGATGAACTTTGAGGTGGCCATGGCTCCTTTCTGATTCTTCTTGCTGCTGTCAAAATGTTACTACTTTCTCTCGATTTCTCTTGAGGAGGaatttcaaatgtgttttcatcTCTAGTAAAAACCCCATCTGCTGTCAGGCTTTCTTATTTGAATTCACAACCTCTCAGCAAGGAGGAGCCAGACTGTGAAGCTGTTGAACTTGTATGactttttcagtctcttcccTACAATATTTAGCTATGatgccatttaaaatacaaggtCTAAAATACTGGTTGATGATTGACTCAGCCCCCTGGGTTTCACAACAGTGTCACAGTCAGCTATGGACTAGGAGACAAATTGAAAGCCTCATGCTTCAATATCAGTCATGTTCTTGCAGCTGGGACATCTTGATGAAGACTGCATAACAGAGCTTTCTGTGTTTCATAAACAGAGCAGGGAGAGTATATCGGAATTAATATCAGAGGTAAGAAGTATATATCAGTCATTTACAGTAACTAAACACAGTAATACAGTAAAGAAACTTACTGTATTAAGACTAATGCTCACTTATTCTCAAGTATGAAATTTTTAACGCTTTCCAGAATTAAGGAGTCCCCGCAGAACTCCAGAATCTAGCTGCAGCCTATAACTACAGTTCTGAAGTTcaaatttggtttttttccttttcctcgTTTAATTGTGCTCATCACGTTTCCTAAACCTTACTGTTCTTTCCCACCATGGTAAAATCCTTCTGAATCTCGTAAGGTCAAAATGGACTTACAGAAATTTATGGTTGACCAACAGATGCCAGTTGCTGGGTTAactctttgctttgaaatggtTCAATAAgtaagaagggggaaaaaaaaaagagtgagagaaaaatatcagcATCACCCAGACTATAAAATACCTTTCTGGGAGTTAATATtcacagttttttaaaaaagcgaGTATGTTTAGTCACTTTTGAATACAAGTGACAGAAGTGGAACTGACTACTACTAGAAGACTCGTACAAATGTTAGCAATGACATTGCACGCTGTAGAAGAGACTTGAAACATGATGCCTCCTCCAGCTTTAACCTGAATCTGAAAATTCTCCcttgaaattgaattttttgctgctttgtacATGGTAGCAGTGACATAGttctttgctttggaaaaactgTTAGGGTTTCCACATAACTGTAGTAGAAACAGACTTACAAAATGTGTGTGATACTCAAGATGGATTTGTTAATGCTACTTGCTCTTCAGTTATAGGAAAGAATCTGAATAATCTGGCTACATGGGGAAAAGTACTCCCACACAGGTCTGGGGCATTTGCATAGTCCTTTACTGGAGGACTTCTAATCCCTTATAACTAAATTCAAACTAATTGTACTATGCTGCAAACCTGTCAAGCATTGCACCCATGTTCCTCACACAAGCAGAGTTGCTGCAAATCATGCAAAAAGTTGGTGCTGCTCGTGGAGGAagaacggggcgggggggtagaattaaaaaaaaatggagactCTGGTTGAAATATTGGCTAAACTGAATGAATAGCTTTGCCATTCACTTCAGTAGATAGACTCTGGCCCCAGCATTGGCTTTCACCGTAGTGAGCGTACCATGAACTAACTTGCAAAGAACAACCCCCATAGTCTGTTTCTTGATCTCAAACACATGGAGTGGATCAGCTGAAGTCTGAAATTACACTTAGGTGACCAAACATTAGGGATgcacagcaagcagaaaaacttGCAGAAACAGAGACATTTTCAGAAGGCTGAGCTTGCTTTGTACTTACGCTGTTTCCAAAGAGGAGattaaaatactcttttgggttttttttcccccctagtGGAAATATGACCAAATGTCAGCAACATCTCTCTTGCTGCAATCCAAGAAGGCTCGTGGCAAGCGTGTTCGCTTCAGGGTTCCACGTCTAACAGGGCATGCCAGTACAGCACAATCGGCGGGCCTCGAGGTAGGTTTTTGAATTCAACAGGACGACATACTGATTAAAATGCTGCTCTGCATTAACAAAGCTTTGCCTGGGAAAACAGACTGGTCCCCTAAACATCAGTAAGAGAGCATGTGTGCGGTCAGCCAAAGTCTTGGTCGTTAAACAGTTCAGTCCCCTCATGAGCATGTTTTAGCAAGCTGGGCTGCTTCTACAAATTGACGTTACTGGAATAACTATCTGGGAGGACATGGTGCATTGTGAGTACCGCACAGAACCTCCCCTTGGCTACTCACGGAAATGGACTAAAACTGCCCGTTAGCTGGCCTATGTGGTCATTCCAGGTTTTCCTCTGTGGTGCCTACCTTCTTACTGCACTCTCTTGCACTAGTCTCTACATATTTTTGTACCTTGCTGGTTGCATTTAGCATGGCTTAGTAAGGAAAGTCTTCTGAAACATCCTGGCACGTCATCTGGGCAGCCTACTTTGAGATGACATGGACACTACACGAGCTGATGGTCAAAGAGGAGAGACCTGTTCCTTCCTCATCTGTTTCCTGTTAGAACACAACCCCAGAGAGGATTCTCTTTGTTTTGAGCAAAGGAAACATGTTGCTGATGTTTTTCTGATGAATTGGATTCTGAAAGCGGTTTTGTATCTCTTACGGTAATTTCTGTTCCTGTGGTTTGGTAGCAAAGTGCAAACAGGGCACTTCAGAACTTGTCTAAAATTGCTAAATTGCTTGCAATATCATATGTAACATGCAGCTATACGGGATGTCGCTGATACTGTCTGTGTTTGACAAACTCAAAAGCATTCAGGAAAATTGCAGACTTCCTATTAGCCATTCCCCTTGAACTGTAGACATCTGTGTAAAATTATTAACTAGCTATCTGAATGTGCTGTTCTCTGCACAGAGACAAGCCCTCAGAATAAATACTTTCTTATGCATCTGATTCAATTGCACGTAAATAATTTAAGTTTTCTCGCGCAACTGCTTTGAAACACAGATGAGAATTCCAAGATTACCAGTGCTGCGCAACAGACCATGAATCATAAGTGTTGCTGAATATGCGTAATGTGATTTCCATGATCGTGGTGGGTTAGTCTTCTACACTCGGATGATTTTAAGGTGGAGGTTCTCTAGGTTCAGTAGCGCCGATGCTGTGAAGTTACTTCATCTCTAGGGGTGTCCTAGGTAAACTGATCTGGCTAATGCTACTATTTAACATATGCATTATACCGTCACAGGTGATTGTGAAGATGTCTACACAACACAAGAATCCATTAGTCCTTGTACAGCACTCGGGACACATTTTAATTTACCTGCACGTAGATTCTAGGAGCGGATATCAACTGACTTTGCTGAAATACCCAGCTAGCAAAGCTGTCTAGCTAGATCTGGTCTAATGCGAAGACAACCAAGCAAACAGAACCTTTGACTTAGCCAGTTTCTGAATGGAATTTGGTGGCACGAGCTTGTGCATAATACTGCCTTATTTCAAGCAGTTTGATGTAGAAGGATATTCCAAAAACTCACAATGGCATGAATGTCCTCTGGAACACGGTAGCCAAGGAATCCTATTCAGGCATTCGTAGTGGAACGGAATGGGATTTCAACCACAATATGGGGCTGTTACTTTCTTGGCTGTAGCTAGCAGCCCTCTGGTAACGGCTTTTTAGTAAGTCATCGTAGTAAGCCTGGTAGCATAGTGGGAAGCTCTGTTTCTGTTCCAGTAGCAGTGAGAGATCTGATCATTGCAATATTCTTGATCATAGGCCAAGAGAAACTTACCTGCCAGCAGAACAGCGCTTCCTCAAATGGTAGCCATTCCAGCTGAGGCCTGCTAATGGAAAGTAACTGTATGCAACTTCACTGAAGTGGTACGGAAGGAGTCCTTGGGAAGAGTTTCCGGAGAATAACAAAAGGTGTTAGAAACTAAGGATACCGTGCTACACAGTGTCTGATTGTGATTGTATGTGGTGCCAGCCGTGAAGGTTAGCCATCTGGGCTGAAGTTGGGAATCCTGTGACTGAATAAATGACAACTTTTTTTCGCAGCCAGCAATTCGATGAAGGCTTCTGACCGCGAGTTCCAGGGCTGTTCCAGATTCCATAATCGTGTGTTTTGGATGTAATGTGTTTACCTTTATCCAGCCCCCTTTCAGACGTTACTGCGTTCTTTTCTTGGGTTCTTTCCAGCTAATTACTTGGCTTTTGGTGAAAAGAGCTTGTGGCCCAAGTCTTGCAATCAGAGGCAGGTATTTTTTGTGAGTTGCTCCTCTTCTTGACACAGGTCACGAAAGATGACTTGGTAATGGTGCTTTGAGAATAATTTCACATctgcttttgaaacaaatgaCAAATCCGCGACGACAGTATTAAAGTCGTATTATAAAACTTAGGGCACGGGAACGTCCGTTAGGTGTTAACCATCGTTAGGAACTTAGAAAGAAATAAGACTTAGATCTTAATGACACTTTTCTGATGAACTCTTCCTTTTAATAGCGCAATGGCATCTCAACGGagtctttcttttcagtctgaaaaagcTATGACGTATGAAGATGCGCCGCATGCGTTTGGATCCATGGAAGTTTCTGATGCAGCTTCGCTGTTTGAAGAATCTCCTTTAGAAGAATTGATTCTAAATACTCATGAACAAAGCAGGTGTTTGAAGAGTAAATACTagttagtttttaaaaaaatagatatgtTATTCTTAATCGAAAACATCTTATTCTCGTTGTACATAGAACTTGttacatatttaaatgtttggTGGACCCTGGCCAAAGGGAGTTACAAACTgagtaaagaaatgttttaaatctatCTCTGAACATAGATTGTGGCTTCCTCTAGCTGTGGGTCGTGATTCGTTTGATGAGAGCTTGAGCTTTGACATTTGGTACGCATAAAACCAGCATACAGGGAACGAGGAACTGAGGCAACAGTAACAGACTTTAAAACTGACAGGAAACAAGATCTCAGAGCTAGGCTATAGCTGGGCAAGTCTTTGAAGAAGTTCAGCCTGTCTGGATTGGACAAGAAAATCCAGTGAAGCAATTAAAATCATACAGTTAAACCAAATGAAAATTCTTAGCTGTGTTTAGATGGGCTGGTGAGGAATAGTCTTAAATGGGCAAGCTGAAGAATTtagaagagcagagaaagaaatggcaaaTGACTTGAGATGTTTATTAGCACGGTACAGAGGGAATCAGAGGTATTGAAGAGTTTTTAACTGGTTTGCTCGATAGGCAAGCATTGCATGGTATCTTTAAGCAGCTTCAATTTTAGAATTTCCTTGTCTGTAGCAGTCCTAAATGTGATCAGAATACAGCAAAGGATGTCGTcgtcgtcttttttttttttttttggttacgTCTCTTGTAGCATTCAAGGCGTGATGCTCAACTGGATGATACGGAATTCACGCTGTCGACTCCAGTGACAAGAAAAGTGGCATCaaagcagcatgaaaacaaagagaatgTTGATACGGAGTCAGCTTTAAGAAACGAAATGCCCGTTGCGCTTCCTGCTCCAAAGACTCCTTCTGCGAAGAGTCAGATTGAGACGCGAGTACAAACCACACCCTTCCAGGCACCTGCCTTCAAAGGCGCGGTG harbors:
- the LOC140651479 gene encoding maternal embryonic leucine zipper kinase-like, whose translation is MAAGDYEEVRKYYELTETIGTGGFAKVKLARHLLTGEKVAIKITDKRALGDDLPRVKIEVDAVKNLSHQHICQLYHVIETSKKIFMVLEYCPGGELFDYIIAKDRLSEDEARVFFRQIVSAIAYVHSQGYAHRDLKPENLLIDEEHNLKLIDFGLCAKPKGGLDYHLNTCCGSPAYAAPELIQGKAYIGSEADIWSMGVLLYALLSGFLPFDDDNVVAVYRKRGKYSIPKWRSPSSALLLNQTLQVDPKKRMTVKHLLSHPWLMQGYSDAVQWQSKYPLGHLDEDCITELSVFHKQSRESISELISEWKYDQMSATSLLLQSKKARGKRVRFRVPRLTGHASTAQSAGLESEKAMTYEDAPHAFGSMEVSDAASLFEESPLEELILN